A stretch of Aedes aegypti strain LVP_AGWG chromosome 2, AaegL5.0 Primary Assembly, whole genome shotgun sequence DNA encodes these proteins:
- the LOC5568293 gene encoding uncharacterized protein LOC5568293: MKLSLVLGIVLGCFLSVQSDQSDFNHINSDGSFSFGLKNSDVGGHYHTASGNPKTIVRGRFGSRQPDTGRVEETVYTAGPRGFRARGPKIHRKQNLSQVPRGPIGTPEDPQADPYDDPSYDFQFKTRNYQRREGSDANGRVNGLYTYVDDVGEQHSVRYSAGSGTGFEVANPVPDAPNTIAYESPLYKTHKQVRGKVAFESGPSGSGQYKLLSVGPDQRRSETTGPDGITRGSYSYLDDKGLQRTVQYIAGAGIGYKVVQSTTGAGSHLLASPATNFAISHVEQSDVTDNNNPSYTASPSGPASFPSGGSDRDRPGSGSRPTASGYDGSRPTGPGFDGSRPTGSGYDGAKPDHDGYDSGRPTGPAFDDDFDRKRPTTPSTGKVPSSTDRPDPSETKGRFPDEDSDYGGKPQDGSIIGLVPPKYDYEPTEDPPLSGPFDISISSGPSGPSGSGYPNFDESAPGAFNSNDFTNYPEVSYDRKKLEEDRKKDWRDFSKDSTIIKNVGDWYVGLAPGASVRAHIQNIDLLPYGGRAPSPSEALRRDTQSHPKRQPSYERRR; the protein is encoded by the exons CCTGAAAAACTCCGATGTTGGTGGTCACTACCATACGGCCAGCGGAAATCCGAAAACCATCGTCCGGGGAAGGTTCGGAAGCCGTCAGCCGGATACGGGCCGCGTTGAGGAAACTGTCTACACAGCCGGTCCAAGAGG ATTCCGTGCCCGAGGACCGAAGATTCACCGGAAACAAAATCTATCCCAAGTGCCACGCGGTCCGATCGGCACACCGGAAGACCCCCAGGCCGATCCTTACGATGATCCCAGCTATGATTTCCAATTTAAAACTCGCAACTATCAGCGCCGGGAGGGATCCGATGCCAACGGGCGGGTGAATGGGCTCTATACCTACGTGGATGACGTTGGCGAGCAGCATTCGGTTCGGTACTCGGCTGGATCGGGCACCGGCTTTGAAGTGGCCAACCCGGTCCCGGATGCACCCAATACGATAGCCTACGAGAGCCCTCTGTACAAAACGCACAAGCAAGTGCGGGGAAAGGTGGCCTTTGAGAGTGGACCGAGTGGTTCCGGGCAGTATAA GTTGCTATCGGTTGGGCCTGATCAACGAAGATCGGAGACGACGGGCCCGGATGGTATCACTCGTGGTTCGTACTCGTACTTGGATGACAAAGGGTTACAACGCACCGTCCAGTATATAGCCGGGGCAGGAATTGGATATAAGGTGGTTCAAAGCACAACAGGAGCTGGAAGTCATTTACTTGCTTCGCCTGCTACCAATTTTGCAATAAGTCACGTTGAGCAGAGCGATGTAACCGATAACAACAACCCGAGTTACACCGCAAGTCCATCTGGGCCTGCTTCATTTCCTAGTGGTGGAAGTGATCGTGATCGCCCGGGAAGTGGATCGAGACCAACAGCTAGTGGGTATGATGGATCAAGACCTACCGGACCTGGGTTCGATGGATCACGGCCAACCGGAAGTGGATATGATGGAGCGAAACCGGATCACGATGGTTACGATAGCGGTCGTCCAACTGGGCCAGCATTCGATGACGACTTCGATAGAAAACGACCGACCACTCCATCAACTGGTAAGGTTCCTTCGAGTACTGATCGCCCTGATCCCAGTGAAACCAAGGGCCGCTTCCCAGATGAAGATTCCGATTATGGTGGTAAGCCACAAGATGGTAGCATAATTGGACTCGTTCCTCCGAAGTATGATTATGAGCCCACAGAAGATCCACCGCTATCGGGTCCGTTCGACATCAGCATCTCCAGCGGACCTTCGGGCCCTTCCGGCTCGGGTTATCCAAACTTTGATGAGTCTGCTCCGGGAGCGTTCAATTCCAACGATTTCACAAACTACCCCGAGGTAAGCTATGACCGTAAGAAGCTGGAGGAGGATCGGAAGAAGGATTGGCGAGATTTTTCGAAGGATTctacaatcatcaaaaatgttgGCGATTGGTATGTGGGGCTAGCACCGGGAGCATCTGTGAGAGCACACATCCAGAATATTGACCTACTGCCATATGGAGGGCGAGCACCTTCGCCAAGCGAGGCCCTGCGGAGAGACACCCAATCCCATCCAAAGCGACAGCCTTCGTACGAGCGAAGGCGGTGA